GTGGGATCCGTCGccagctggaaaacagggagaTGCTGGCATGAGCCAAGTGAacaggaggagagagcaggggaCACCACAGGAGCCACCCTGCCTCATCACCACATGGGTGGGGACATTTTTACCATGTCCTCCTTGTCAAACTCTTCCCAGCAAGTCCCAAGCCCGCTGTCCAGCACTGCCGAGTCCTGGCTCTGCAAGGAAAGGGGAGTTAAAGGtctgcctccctgccccagtgccctcTGTGGGGCAGGACCCACAGgtgtggggatggagggggagcagcaggaccccCTGTCTGCTCACACATCACCTCCAGCGTGGGTTTGCTCCGCACAGCTCTCATCACTGCTGGGTCTCCCAGTTCACCGGGCTCCTCAAAGCACTCCTgatcttcctcctcttcctcagtcCCCAGCTCCTCTACCTCTTCCTCCAACTGAGAGTTAACCTGCTCCATCTCTGGCTCCATCCCACCTTCCTCCTCggccagctcctccagctgctcagttGCTCTTCCAGTTGCCTCTACCAGGGCTTTGGCCACTTCAGGGCTTATCTCTGGTACCACCAGGAGTTTTGGGACATCCTCCTCCGTGGAGTCTCGGTCTTAGAGGGGGGAAGCAGCGCACAGCAGGGCGGGTGAACGCCTTGGCAGTGCCCACCGGGGTGCCTGCTCCCCCCCAGTGCTGGCAGGTCTCTCCAGCACCAGGACTCTCCCCTGAGGTCTTACCTAACCCAAAAGTCATCTCGTTGTACAGGTCgagctcctcatcctcctcagcCATCTCTTCCAGCAGAAGTGCATCTTCCACCAGCAGAAAATCCTCGATAATCTGAATTTGGAAGCAGCAGATTCCTCTCTAAGGGAGAGGTAACCCTAGCATACTCCTAAAGTGGGGGGCACCCAACCTCCCCctcactctgctgctggtgccaggcaacccccagggctcccagatggaaaggggaaaagcaggagccaGCGGCAGTGCCAGCGAGGACAGGACCCGCAGCTCAGCCCACGGCTGTGCCGGCACCAGCGACCGCCGGCACGGAACGGCACCAGCGcggctgggctgggacacctttcGGCTTCAGAGTGAACACCCGCTACGAGAGCATCCCACCAGCACCTCCGCGGCAGAGTCTGCTCCGAGACCGACCGCGCCGGGGAGCGCCAGCCCCGGAGAACGAGCACCGCAGAGGGAGCGGGACGCCGGGAGGCAGCAGCGGGCAGGGGGTAGcggagcagggcaggcactCACAACGCGCTCGCCGCCCTCCGCCATCCCGCGGTGCTGCCTCCTCCCGCTCACCCACCCTCCGTCCGTCCCGGGTCCCCGTACGGGGCCACAGTGCCCCCGCCGCCCCTTTTATGGGCCGCCCCGCCTCCCCGGCATGCGCCTGCCGTACAGCATGGCGGCCCCCAGCGGCGTCCCGCGCCTGCGCACTGCGCTGCACCGGGAGCCTGCCGTACAGCATGGCGGCCCCCAGCGGCGCCCCGCGCCTGCGCACTGCGCTGCACCGGGAGCCGGGGGAGCAGTGGCGATGGAGGGGTTCGGTGGCCGCAGCTGCGGCTCTCGGGGCGCaggacagcccagcctggctttcctCGCTGCTCCCACCGTGCTGTTCTCAGAGTTGATATCCCTCTGAGGAGTTATGGAAaactgctgggatgtgctctgaATGTTCTGGTAGGTAACACCGAGCACAGGTGTCAACACTAACACTATATAAATGTCTGCATCCCACAAAGCATAGCGGGTTGCCCTTATCCCCCTGAATTATCCCCCTGAATACCCGGAGCACCTTGGTCATGTCACCCACTCCCAAATAATTCTgctaataaaagcagaaatgtccccaaagtggaAGGTTTGGCTACTCTAACCGAATCACTGTGGCTTTTAATAAACATCACATGGAAGAGTTGTGCTCCTCTTTACTGGGAAATTCCGACAGGTGGTGTGGGTTAGAGCCATTGCCAGGGATTCACATCCCAAAGGGCCCATGGAAAGGATCCATGTCCTGCCATCGCCGAGGCGAGGGGAGCGTTCACGTGGGCAGAGCCAGATTCACCCCTGGGACAGCTGCACCGCGCTGGTGACTCCTGCTGTGGTGACCCTAACAACAACTCTGCCACCAACGGAGCACTCAGGGATTATTTCTGCTGGAGCCCTGAGATCCCTGATAAGGCTCTGGCCGCAGCTGCATCTGTTTATCCCACACTGAGGAAAACATTGAGTGTTTTCAGCTGCgtggctggcactgctcactGAGCAGccagcaaacccagcaggagctgggccagtGGGAACTGATAACCAGTGTTTTCaagattttcctttgcttggCCTCTCCTGATTTACCTGCTGCCTTTGGGGGGTTCACCATACAtgctttattaatttaatttgtgttttaatgAGATACATTAAGAAGTCCTAAAGGGTCTTAGTGTTTTGGTACTTAGACcatgctgctgttttctccccACTAGCAGTGACTTGActtccctttattttccaaGCAGCACTACTGGGACACTCAGTGCCATTCCTAGCCTTGCTGGGCTTTGGTGCTCACAGTTCTTCTGGAGGAGGCACCAGAAAACTTGGTTCTTTGGTGTTAGAATTCTCATGTTTTATGTCAGGGagtctctgctgtgctccacaACAGTCAATTTgccaccctgcagctgctggaatgaGACATACCACACAGGTTTtgaaagaagttaaaaaaggaAGGTGGATGGCTTGCTCCACCACAAGTTGTTGGTGTAATACCAGCCCTGGATGCAAAATCTTCTGCAAAAGGTGACTTTTACCCCCTTTTAGATTGGAAAAGCTCTCTGTGACTATCAAGTCAAAGCATTCCTCCAGCACTGATGAGGCCACCGCTAAGccacgtccccaagtgccacatccacagggttTTTAAATCCCTGAAGGGATGAGgattccaccactgccctggcagcctgtggCAAGGCTGGACAGCCCCATTCAGAGAGTAACTTTTCTCTAAGATCCAGTCTAAACCTTTCCTGCTGCTACTTGAAGCTGCTTCCTCTTGTCCTCTCCTTTGTTCCCTGGGGGTGGAGCAcaaccccacctggctgccCCCTTCTGTCAGGGAATAGTAGAGAAAGAAGGTCCTccgagcctccttttctccaggctgagcccttccagctctctcagctgctcctggtgctccagccccttctccagttctgttcctttccctggacacgctgcagcccctcaatgtccttcttggaGGGAAAGACGCAGAACTgaccccaggatttggggtgtggcctcaccagtgcccagcacatGTGGCCACACTGGGGCTGGTCCCGAGCAGGTGCCATTGCCCACCCGGGCTCAAGTCCAGTCGCTGTTGCCCGCTGACgcccgggggtccctgcccgGCTTTGTCCCCCCACCCAGCGCGGAACTGAAAGCGAAAGCGCTTCCACGCTGGCTCGCACAACCCCAGAGCTCCCGTTCTACCTGGAAACTGATGACGTAGAGGCCGCTCCGCGCCACGATTGGCCGTGGCTTCCGGAGGCTATAAAAGGCGGAGTGCGGGCAGGGATGGGCCATTCCGCGAAACGGCGGGGCAGCGACGAGCGGCGATGGCGCGGAGGGCCCTGGCGCTCGGCGTGTTTGCGCTCCTGGCGCTGCTCGGCCTGGGGGCGGCCGCTGGTGAGTGCCTGGGGCGGCGCGAAGGGTCCTGACGGGGGTGAGGGGCTGCGGGGTCCCGGCGGGTCCGGGTCACTGTGCCCGGGTGGGTGGGCGAATGTTGGCATCGAGGCGATGTCCGCGGCAGTCCCGCTTCTCACGCGCCCTCGCCCCTCTCTCCAGAGGCGCCGAAGGTGGAAGTGTACGCCCGTTCGCATGCCGAGGAGGGAAAGGCGAACACTCTCCACTGCTTTGTCACTGGCTTTCACCCACCCAAGATTGACATCGAACTCCTGAAGAACGGGGTGCCCATGCCCGGCGTCACCTACGGGGACTTGTCCTTCAACGACAAGTGGCAGTTCCAGCGCCTGGTCTATGCGCCCTTCACCCCCACAACGGAGGACACCTTCTCTTGTAGGGTGGCGCATTCCACCATGCCGGAGGCACGGGATTACAAATGGGGTATGCTGtgccttccctcctgcctgctggagcTCTTTGCTTTATATCCGTGCTGTCTCTGttccttttcctgggaagcaaAGTGTAATGGAGCGGGGTTTGAAGGTCTTGTGTTAGAGGTAGAAAGCTAACTTGGTTTTAGCTGAAAAGGCTGTTACACGTGCTTTTAAAGGATTCAGGGAGGACACGCGCTGGTGTTAATCCACAGGGGTTTGGTGATGCCGTGTCACCCGATTTCTGCCTTGGTGAATTTAACTAGAAGGCAATGGGTCATGCAGTGAATTTTTGCTTTATGTTGTGTGAGTATAAAGAAGGGCTGATGGTGTTGACCTAGCCTCAGCTACAGCTGAAGGCAACTCTGGTTGCCACACTGGGGCTGTTTCTGGGGGGCACCTTGTGGGGAGTGGGGACAGGGAGTGACATTAGCCCCCAGGTCTAACGCTCTGCACTTCCTTCCTGCAGAACCAGACTTCTGAGCTGCGTCTGGGATAATCCGTGGTGAGTTATTCcatgctgtgtgctgtgctggtaAGGGAAACAGGGACCCATTTCTGTAGGGAGGGGGGGTTTGAGAAGCTGAGGAACAGAAGCAGCCACACCTAAAAAATAGATCACACCAAAAAACCTCTTCCCACACCCTTTCTGCCCACTATTTTGGTCTGGTTTTGGCCATCCCGTGCCTACAAGAGTCCTTTTCTCCTAAAAAAGGAGAACTTTGAAGAAAATCTTCCCTGCATGTCGTTGCTGTGTCAGCTAGATATCGCAGAGAGTTGTCGCAGGTCCCTCACAGCTCCCTCAGGCCCCGAGTGCTGTTTCCTgtcagggcaggagcaggaagtCACTGTACCCAAGGTCCCTGTGCCTCAGGGCAGGTGGCAGGCTGGTTAACCAGCACCCTGTGGGATTTATGAGGCACAAACCAGAAAACCCAGAAACACTTTGGGCTTTATTCACCAGTGTCTCAGTCTGAGGGCTCCAAGTTCTTCAAACTATCTGCGTGTAACTGATCTGGATGTAGCAATGgggaaattccattttaacACTTGATagggaaaagaaactgaatACATGGCTCAGCTGATGTAACCCTGGTTGAAACAGCTAAATTATGTGCCCTGTTAGAGGCTGGATAATGAGTAACTGTTCCTGGGACAAGCCTTGACAGGACCCTTATATGAAATGGCCCAGTTCCTGCAGAGCTATAAAAAGTTGTATACAGTCACTCCTCTGGTCTGTCACTCACCTTTGGGCAGTGGGGGTGTGAGCCTGGCCCCAAGGCAGGGTCTGGAtgtgctgtgctcacacagcacCACAGTTTGGGTTGGTGGGACACTGGTGAGGGATGCCACGTCTGGCTGGAGGGGGGACGTGGGTGACTTCACTGCGGTCTGCGGACAGGGATTTACTGAGCTGCCATGGAAAGAGTTGAGAGCAGGACAAACTCCTCCCTGGGGTGGAGAACAAGATCCTCTTGACTTGTTGAACTCTGAACTCCACCAAGGAGGggacagaaaagcattttctgcagGATTTTTACCTGAATCTCACTGGAAGGTGGttctgcagggatgctgcagtCAGACTGCTCTGAGGAAACTGGTTTTTAGTCCTAAAATAATTGCAGTTGAAGGTGTCACTAAAGTGACTGATGTCAATCTACTTTCTCCATGCAGATTTGAGACATTCTTCTTGCAAGTCAGAGTCTTCTCAAGCTTCTGTCCATTCTTCATCATAGCCACAAGACTGATGAACTTCCTTTCCAAAATTCACTAATAAGCCTTGTTAGAAATATCACTTTAGCCACAGCATCaagggagctctgcaggcttTTGAGTTAAAAATTTTActgcttaaaaaataatggTAACTTTTCACTGCTCAAaattttacaggatttttatCCTTTAATAAACTGCTAGCCcttaaaatgtttcttcagaGTCATTTGACAAGCTGATTTCACAGGCTCCGATGGCCTCTGGGTTGTGGGTGAATATGTAGCCTTGGTGGCATGATGGGCAGTTGTGCTTTTTTTATCCCACTGAGAAGATGCAAGATCACTTTTCCATCAGTAAAAGAgtattaaagatttttttgctgGTGTGGTATCTGCCTGACTGGAGGCTCCTGTGTGGCTCTGAAGGGAAGGCACAAGCTTTAAAAAGGGATGAAgaaccctggggacacagggtggGACACAGAAGGAGCAATGGCAGGGAATGGTGCTCAATCTAATGGGGAGAATTCTGGCAGATGCATCTTGGAGTGTGTGGTGTAAAGCTGAGCCTGGGGAAGCAGATGTGTGTGTTGGTGAATTTCAGTTCTGGttctctctgtgctggagccGATGGAGAAGTTGAGGCCAGTGCTCTGTTACACTGTGGGGGATTCACACTACCCAAAACCAatgctgctgccatcagctcacttttattttatgaagaaatCAGAATGATTGCTTGAGGAATATTGTATCCAAATGGATTTAACCAGGATCACTTGTATGGGATCAAGGGTTCC
This sequence is a window from Camarhynchus parvulus chromosome 10, STF_HiC, whole genome shotgun sequence. Protein-coding genes within it:
- the B2M gene encoding beta-2-microglobulin, giving the protein MARRALALGVFALLALLGLGAAAEAPKVEVYARSHAEEGKANTLHCFVTGFHPPKIDIELLKNGVPMPGVTYGDLSFNDKWQFQRLVYAPFTPTTEDTFSCRVAHSTMPEARDYKWEPDF